In Bacteroidota bacterium, one DNA window encodes the following:
- the pstA gene encoding phosphate ABC transporter permease PstA, producing MTHSFTRARLDPRTFAGRQRIVNGLMIGLCTAATIVSVGALVAVLGYLVVGGISSINLDVFTKGPAPQGEPGGGLLNGIVGTLELLGLGSVFGIPLGILGGVYLSGSRSRLAGIVRLLTDVLNSIPSIVLGLFAYVVVVLPTAEMMPGHAFTVVAGAFALGILMIPTIMRTTEEILRLVPNGLREASLALGATEARTMFSVILPASRDGIITGVVLAIARIAGETAPLLFTAFGNMTFSTALDQPIDALPLNIYKYATSPYESLHHLALAGAMILIFFILSLSLLTRFALRNRMAR from the coding sequence ATGACACATTCCTTTACACGCGCACGGCTCGACCCGCGGACCTTTGCCGGTCGACAACGGATCGTTAACGGGCTAATGATCGGCCTCTGTACTGCAGCAACGATCGTATCGGTTGGGGCGCTCGTTGCCGTTCTTGGCTATCTCGTTGTCGGGGGAATATCGTCGATCAACCTCGATGTATTCACCAAAGGTCCGGCGCCGCAGGGAGAGCCCGGAGGCGGACTGCTCAATGGCATCGTCGGCACGCTCGAATTGCTAGGGCTCGGGAGTGTGTTCGGAATTCCGCTCGGGATCCTCGGCGGCGTCTATCTCTCCGGCTCGCGCTCGCGGCTTGCCGGCATTGTACGGTTGCTAACCGACGTTCTCAACAGCATTCCGAGTATCGTACTTGGTCTGTTTGCGTACGTGGTTGTCGTTCTGCCGACGGCAGAGATGATGCCAGGGCATGCATTCACGGTTGTCGCCGGTGCATTTGCACTCGGGATACTGATGATCCCGACGATCATGCGCACAACGGAAGAGATTCTGCGGCTGGTCCCGAACGGATTGCGAGAGGCGTCGCTCGCACTTGGGGCGACAGAAGCGCGTACGATGTTCTCGGTAATCCTGCCGGCCTCGCGTGATGGTATTATCACTGGGGTCGTTCTTGCTATCGCGCGCATTGCAGGGGAGACGGCGCCACTGTTGTTTACGGCATTCGGGAATATGACATTCAGCACGGCGCTCGACCAGCCGATCGATGCGCTTCCGCTCAACATCTACAAATATGCCACGTCCCCATATGAGTCACTGCATCATCTGGCGCTGGCGGGTGCGATGATCTTAATATTCTTTATTCTTTCGCTCAGCCTTTTGACACGCTTTGCGCTTCGCAATCGGATGGCACGATAG
- a CDS encoding helix-turn-helix transcriptional regulator — protein MRKTIGENIRRIRNRKGWTQERLATRSGLSLNFIGNLERGNANVSADSLERIAKCLGVPAPQLVTDMVSPGDEGPSGD, from the coding sequence TTGCGCAAAACCATTGGTGAGAACATTCGACGTATTCGAAACCGAAAAGGATGGACACAGGAGCGGCTTGCGACGCGGAGCGGGCTGAGCCTGAACTTCATCGGGAATCTCGAACGTGGAAATGCGAATGTAAGCGCGGATTCGCTGGAGCGGATCGCGAAGTGTCTCGGTGTGCCCGCACCGCAACTTGTCACGGATATGGTCTCTCCCGGTGACGAGGGGCCTTCCGGGGACTAA
- a CDS encoding (d)CMP kinase, translating into MRPNGIIIAIDGPTASGKSSTAKTVAKRLGYKHLNTGAMYRAFALYCKQWGVVDPASDEVGRLLERVYIDVDESANVLLEGKDVAAEIVAPDVALLASALSSRADVRAKMVEMQQEIGASGGVVLDGRDIGTVVFPDAELKIFLIASPKVRAERRYRELAEKGIAADLVNLETEIAERDRRDSERALSPLRKAPDAVEIDTSTLTFDEQVERVVELAHAASSV; encoded by the coding sequence ATGCGACCCAACGGCATCATTATCGCGATCGACGGACCAACCGCTTCGGGCAAGAGCTCGACAGCGAAAACGGTTGCGAAGCGGCTCGGGTATAAACACCTCAATACCGGAGCGATGTACCGCGCATTCGCGCTCTATTGCAAGCAGTGGGGAGTCGTCGATCCTGCATCCGATGAGGTCGGCAGACTACTCGAACGTGTCTACATCGATGTCGACGAATCTGCGAACGTTCTGCTCGAAGGCAAGGACGTTGCGGCAGAGATCGTCGCGCCCGATGTGGCGCTACTTGCGAGCGCACTCTCGAGCCGGGCGGATGTTCGCGCAAAGATGGTCGAGATGCAACAGGAGATCGGTGCCAGCGGCGGCGTTGTGCTCGACGGCCGCGATATCGGAACTGTTGTCTTTCCGGATGCCGAACTGAAGATTTTTCTCATCGCCAGTCCGAAGGTCCGGGCCGAACGGCGCTATCGCGAACTTGCCGAAAAGGGGATTGCCGCCGACCTCGTTAATCTCGAAACCGAGATCGCCGAACGCGACCGACGCGACAGCGAACGTGCGTTGAGCCCTCTGCGCAAAGCCCCCGATGCCGTCGAGATCGATACCAGTACGTTGACCTTCGACGAGCAAGTAGAACGTGTCGTAGAACTTGCGCATGCTGCCAGCAGCGTATAA
- a CDS encoding right-handed parallel beta-helix repeat-containing protein, which yields MTKLLPLFSVFALLATTAHAHVWQVGPTRMYTLPSQVAALVSSGDTVEIDAAAYDDCCTWSADNLLLRGVGGRPHLKNKTCSNKGIWILFGNNTTIENIEFSGAVSSDWNGAGVRAQGGSFTIRGCYIHHNQMGVLASMTDSANVLIEHSVFDANVSPNESLFAHNIYINTCDTFTLQYCYVHGAQVGHEVKSRAYVNFVLYNRITNEDDSASRDIDLPNGGQAYVIGNMIEKGPNADNTNTLGFGLEGMKNPGPQNLYVVNNTFVNDLPAKGIYFILPSSGFDTLLVKNNIFAGTGVLLNGSPSYIDSTTNLFTSDIPSVGFVDHGHFNYHLTVGSPAIGAGSPAGFARGFSLTPEFEYADTANAVARVHLKSQPIAQGAYEYNGSEAVRSPSRPDAQLHAVYDRERSLIMIDLPPEAGLGSTVTVYDMLGHALAAIAADGRTNITIPVANIPSGLYFIRLVSPTSVLTTSLAVTR from the coding sequence ATGACGAAACTACTACCCCTCTTCTCTGTCTTCGCACTGCTCGCAACCACCGCGCATGCTCATGTGTGGCAGGTCGGCCCTACTCGGATGTACACGCTTCCGAGCCAGGTTGCTGCGCTGGTTTCGAGCGGGGATACGGTGGAGATCGATGCGGCGGCGTATGACGATTGCTGTACGTGGTCGGCGGACAACTTGCTCTTGCGAGGCGTCGGCGGCAGGCCGCATCTTAAGAACAAGACGTGCTCCAATAAGGGAATCTGGATCCTCTTCGGGAATAACACGACGATTGAGAACATCGAGTTTTCAGGCGCGGTATCGTCGGATTGGAACGGCGCTGGGGTTCGCGCGCAGGGCGGGAGTTTTACGATCCGTGGGTGCTACATCCATCACAATCAAATGGGTGTGCTCGCGAGCATGACCGATAGCGCCAACGTGCTGATCGAACACTCGGTCTTCGATGCGAACGTCAGTCCGAACGAATCGCTCTTTGCGCATAATATCTATATCAATACGTGCGACACCTTCACGCTGCAATACTGCTATGTGCACGGAGCGCAGGTCGGACACGAGGTCAAGAGCCGCGCGTATGTGAACTTCGTTCTCTACAACCGGATCACCAACGAAGACGACAGCGCCAGCCGCGATATCGATCTGCCGAACGGCGGGCAGGCGTACGTGATCGGCAACATGATCGAGAAAGGACCGAACGCCGACAACACCAATACGCTGGGGTTCGGACTCGAAGGAATGAAGAATCCCGGACCGCAGAATCTCTACGTCGTGAACAACACGTTCGTCAACGACCTACCGGCCAAAGGCATTTACTTCATTCTCCCGAGCAGCGGTTTTGATACGCTGCTGGTCAAGAATAATATCTTCGCCGGGACCGGAGTACTGCTCAACGGCTCGCCTTCGTATATCGATAGCACGACGAATCTGTTCACGTCCGATATTCCGTCGGTGGGGTTCGTCGATCATGGACATTTCAACTACCATCTCACAGTCGGTTCTCCTGCGATCGGCGCAGGCAGCCCCGCAGGGTTCGCACGCGGGTTCTCGCTCACGCCAGAGTTCGAATATGCTGACACCGCAAACGCGGTCGCTCGTGTGCATCTCAAGAGCCAACCGATCGCGCAGGGGGCGTATGAGTATAACGGATCGGAAGCAGTCCGGTCCCCGTCGCGTCCCGACGCTCAACTTCATGCAGTGTATGACCGCGAGCGATCGCTGATCATGATCGATCTTCCCCCGGAAGCCGGTCTCGGAAGTACAGTCACAGTGTATGATATGCTCGGCCATGCACTGGCGGCAATCGCGGCAGATGGCAGAACCAACATCACCATCCCCGTGGCGAACATTCCGTCAGGTCTCTACTTCATTCGTTTGGTATCGCCCACGAGCGTCCTGACGACATCACTTGCCGTCACAAGATAA
- the pstS gene encoding phosphate ABC transporter substrate-binding protein PstS: MSKRIIASILALAVAVGCGKKSDTAPGADSTKTMSTALTGAGSTFIEPIMTHWVSEFAKAGNPNVNYQGVGSGAGINNLIDHTVDFAGSDAPMNQGELDRAKAPVVHIPAVIGAVCVCYNIKGVDSGLKLDGDVLSKIFMQTVTYWDAPEIKAMNPGMKLPHEKIFTVHRSDGSGTTAIFTNYLTKVSDTWKSKIGEGKTVNWPESALGGKGNAGVAGILKEHANSIGYVELAYAEQNKIPYAQMKNSAGNFVNPSVESASAAADGVDMGATLTPMITNTANPQGYPITGFSWCIMYKNSPKGTDVKKFMHWIISDGQNDCKALYYAPLPESVRKLASAAIDAQ; encoded by the coding sequence ATGTCAAAGCGAATCATAGCATCGATCTTGGCCCTCGCTGTTGCCGTGGGCTGCGGGAAGAAATCGGACACGGCACCAGGAGCCGACTCGACAAAGACAATGTCGACGGCGCTGACCGGTGCAGGCTCGACGTTCATCGAACCGATCATGACCCACTGGGTAAGCGAGTTCGCCAAAGCAGGCAACCCGAACGTAAACTACCAGGGAGTCGGCTCGGGCGCTGGAATTAACAATCTCATCGATCACACGGTAGACTTCGCAGGCTCCGATGCTCCGATGAACCAGGGTGAACTCGATCGCGCAAAGGCGCCGGTCGTGCATATCCCGGCAGTCATCGGCGCGGTGTGCGTCTGCTATAACATCAAAGGTGTCGATAGCGGACTGAAACTCGACGGCGATGTACTCTCGAAAATCTTCATGCAGACGGTTACATACTGGGACGCCCCCGAGATCAAGGCAATGAACCCGGGCATGAAGCTCCCGCACGAGAAGATCTTCACGGTCCACCGTTCCGACGGTTCGGGTACGACGGCAATCTTCACGAATTATCTGACGAAGGTCAGCGATACCTGGAAATCGAAGATCGGCGAAGGCAAGACGGTCAACTGGCCGGAAAGCGCACTCGGCGGCAAGGGAAATGCAGGCGTTGCCGGCATTCTGAAGGAACATGCCAATTCGATCGGCTACGTCGAACTCGCGTATGCGGAGCAGAACAAGATTCCGTATGCGCAGATGAAGAACAGCGCGGGCAACTTCGTCAACCCGAGCGTCGAGTCGGCCAGCGCGGCTGCCGATGGTGTCGATATGGGTGCAACCCTCACCCCGATGATCACCAACACTGCCAACCCGCAGGGCTACCCCATTACGGGCTTTAGCTGGTGCATCATGTACAAGAACTCGCCGAAGGGAACGGACGTCAAGAAGTTCATGCACTGGATCATCTCCGACGGGCAGAACGACTGCAAGGCGCTCTACTATGCTCCGCTTCCGGAGAGCGTTCGTAAGCTGGCATCCGCCGCAATCGACGCGCAGTAA
- a CDS encoding 4-hydroxy-3-methylbut-2-enyl diphosphate reductase, whose amino-acid sequence MEVHIDRNSGFCWGVVRAVDFAEEELGQNAELYSLGDIIHNPMEIERLGEKGLKTIHHEDFERIAQENATKNVATKILIRAHGEPPKTYEDLKRLGIEVIDATCPVVTKVQERIKKFYDKGYQIVIFGKRDHAEVIGLRGVVNDEAIVVKTLAEATEKVTLDKPTVLFSQTTMDKPTFYAIRDELKGRLKELVIAEMEEDAVEFHAKDTICGQVSGREKKLIEFAKANDVIVFVAGRTSSNGKVLHDIAKSVNPRVYFAEKEEELQSEWFAGASTVGITGATSTPMWLMERVSDAIYKMVGEPEKASLLPVVA is encoded by the coding sequence ATGGAAGTACACATCGACAGAAATAGCGGGTTCTGCTGGGGCGTGGTCCGGGCGGTAGATTTCGCCGAGGAAGAGCTTGGGCAGAACGCCGAGCTCTATTCGCTGGGGGATATCATCCATAACCCGATGGAGATCGAGCGTCTGGGCGAGAAAGGTCTGAAGACAATCCATCACGAGGATTTCGAGCGCATCGCCCAGGAAAACGCGACAAAGAATGTCGCAACCAAGATACTCATCCGTGCCCACGGCGAGCCGCCTAAGACCTACGAGGATCTGAAACGATTGGGGATCGAGGTCATCGACGCAACGTGCCCTGTGGTGACGAAGGTCCAGGAGCGGATCAAGAAGTTCTACGACAAAGGCTACCAAATCGTTATTTTCGGGAAGAGAGACCATGCCGAAGTGATCGGTCTTCGGGGCGTCGTCAATGACGAGGCGATCGTGGTCAAGACGTTGGCCGAAGCGACCGAGAAGGTGACGCTCGACAAGCCGACGGTCCTGTTCTCCCAGACCACGATGGATAAACCGACATTCTATGCCATCCGCGACGAGTTGAAAGGGCGGTTGAAGGAATTGGTTATCGCGGAAATGGAGGAGGACGCAGTCGAATTTCATGCGAAAGATACGATCTGCGGACAGGTTTCGGGCCGTGAGAAGAAACTGATCGAGTTTGCCAAGGCGAACGACGTGATCGTGTTTGTCGCCGGCCGCACGAGCTCGAACGGGAAAGTCCTGCATGATATTGCAAAGTCGGTGAACCCACGAGTGTACTTCGCCGAGAAGGAAGAGGAGTTACAATCCGAATGGTTTGCGGGCGCTTCGACGGTCGGCATTACCGGTGCGACGAGTACGCCGATGTGGTTAATGGAGCGGGTCAGCGATGCCATCTATAAAATGGTCGGCGAACCGGAAAAGGCAAGTTTACTTCCGGTAGTTGCTTGA
- the pstC gene encoding phosphate ABC transporter permease subunit PstC — MSDTGISTSKSSLRNKTRRRLGSKTIDTIYYAILAACALSVLAIIVGIFVELFSGSAASLHRYGFHFFTDKTWDPGSERFGALPFILGTLYSSAWALLIAVPISLLSAIFLSEMCPPRLYRPISFLVELLAAIPSVVYGLWGLFVLQPFLVKYVETPIAANGLLSKLPIFGDTPNGYDMLSASIILAIMIIPYITSVSRDILRNIPQAIREGSYALGANEWQTIWHAVLPYARSGFIGAVILGLGRALGETMAVTMVIGNSPRFTASLFNSGYTMSSVIANELAEASGLYRSALIEIGLTLFVVTLVVNIIAKLLVRYTAQNING, encoded by the coding sequence ATGTCTGATACCGGCATCTCGACATCGAAATCGAGCCTGCGCAACAAGACCCGGCGGCGCCTCGGAAGCAAAACGATCGATACGATCTATTATGCGATTCTGGCCGCGTGTGCGCTGAGCGTATTGGCGATCATCGTGGGGATCTTTGTCGAGCTCTTTAGCGGCTCGGCGGCTTCGCTCCATCGGTATGGGTTTCATTTCTTCACAGATAAGACGTGGGATCCCGGCAGTGAGCGATTCGGAGCACTGCCGTTCATTCTGGGCACGCTCTACTCTTCGGCCTGGGCACTCTTGATCGCGGTACCGATCAGCTTACTTTCGGCGATTTTTCTTTCGGAGATGTGTCCGCCACGACTGTACCGACCGATCTCGTTTCTGGTCGAACTGCTTGCGGCGATTCCGAGCGTCGTCTATGGTCTTTGGGGGCTGTTCGTTTTGCAGCCGTTCCTTGTCAAATATGTCGAGACCCCGATCGCTGCGAATGGGCTGCTCTCGAAGCTGCCGATCTTCGGCGACACGCCAAATGGGTATGATATGCTCAGCGCCTCGATAATTCTGGCGATCATGATCATCCCGTATATCACCTCGGTCTCACGCGATATCTTGCGAAACATCCCACAGGCCATCCGCGAAGGTTCGTATGCACTCGGCGCGAACGAGTGGCAGACGATCTGGCATGCAGTGCTGCCGTATGCACGGTCCGGCTTCATCGGAGCGGTCATTCTGGGCCTTGGTAGGGCTCTGGGTGAGACGATGGCAGTTACCATGGTCATCGGCAATTCGCCTCGGTTCACTGCGTCACTCTTCAACTCCGGGTACACGATGTCGAGTGTGATTGCCAACGAATTGGCGGAGGCCTCCGGATTGTATCGCTCGGCGCTGATCGAGATTGGTCTGACACTCTTCGTCGTCACGCTGGTGGTGAATATCATCGCGAAACTGCTAGTACGTTACACTGCCCAGAATATCAACGGATGA
- a CDS encoding PD40 domain-containing protein, whose protein sequence is MNRYRHLLLLLAVSVVAGCSSNTTLTPSTTGTGNIVYNKIAQSDVPDNMLSLLTALRATQGSIPQKIQAADVDGAYIGDWGVGFVTSAENGKVAYLTLDTAGTAYTVKIIVANNDNSSPHTIYSFIYPTEKNLALLPMLSVDGAKVAFATYDSSSIKATLYVANTDGTVLTQISDNFNGLTIPCFSDDHSMIDYYEIVDPAGGSAFASTNTGGLNQKTIHYNSYVHPGPFDEGQVSLQHGTSTIAYADAEQVFTLNLSGTPAVRVDSGFAPSWSPDGSKLLYESTSHHLIVTPDKGSTKIDLTTGNAAEVLCAWSSDGASILCNSWPNGFGNGNASLVRIELATKQRKTIAAGTFDGYFLK, encoded by the coding sequence ATGAACCGTTACCGCCATTTGCTATTGTTGCTTGCCGTTTCTGTAGTTGCAGGATGCTCAAGCAACACGACGTTGACGCCATCGACCACTGGTACCGGCAACATCGTGTACAATAAGATTGCACAAAGCGACGTGCCGGATAACATGCTCTCTCTCTTAACGGCACTTCGGGCGACCCAGGGGTCGATCCCGCAGAAGATTCAGGCGGCCGATGTCGACGGAGCCTATATCGGCGATTGGGGCGTCGGCTTTGTGACCAGCGCAGAGAATGGCAAGGTCGCGTATCTTACGCTCGACACGGCCGGTACGGCGTATACAGTAAAGATCATTGTCGCAAACAACGATAACTCGTCGCCACATACGATCTATTCGTTCATCTATCCGACCGAGAAAAACCTCGCGCTGCTACCGATGCTTTCCGTCGACGGGGCGAAAGTCGCGTTCGCTACCTACGATTCCTCCTCCATCAAGGCGACCCTGTATGTTGCGAATACCGACGGCACCGTGCTCACGCAGATCAGCGATAATTTCAACGGACTAACGATCCCATGCTTTTCGGACGACCATAGTATGATCGATTACTATGAAATTGTCGATCCGGCGGGCGGCTCCGCTTTCGCAAGTACGAATACCGGCGGGCTCAATCAGAAGACAATACATTACAATTCGTATGTGCATCCGGGCCCGTTCGACGAAGGACAGGTAAGTTTGCAGCATGGTACATCGACAATTGCCTACGCCGACGCCGAACAGGTATTCACGCTCAATTTGTCCGGGACGCCGGCGGTGCGCGTCGATAGCGGTTTTGCTCCTTCATGGTCGCCTGACGGCTCGAAGCTTCTCTACGAAAGCACAAGCCATCATTTGATCGTCACGCCGGACAAAGGCTCCACGAAGATCGATCTGACGACTGGGAACGCTGCCGAAGTGCTCTGCGCCTGGAGCAGCGATGGCGCCTCGATCCTCTGCAACTCCTGGCCGAACGGATTCGGCAATGGCAATGCCTCGCTCGTGCGTATCGAACTCGCAACGAAGCAACGCAAGACTATCGCTGCCGGTACGTTCGATGGATACTTTTTGAAGTAG